In bacterium, the genomic window GGCGCGCGCACGGCGGGGGCGGCGCGCTTGGGCGCGGCGGGCTGCGGCCGCTCGAGGATCAGCTTGGCGATGCGTTCGGGCATCTCCTCGAGCTTCGCCTCGCGCACGGGCACGGGCGGCGCCACGAGGACGCCGATCACGACGACCACGCCGCACACGGCGGCGGCCGCGAGGCAGTTGCGCGAGACCCGGTCGAGGGTGCCCCACAGGGGCTGCCGGTACGGTGCGGGAACGGTGGTGGCGGTGCTCATCACGAGGCCCCGATCACGGCCAGCGAGATGTCCGCGTAGCCGCTCTGGTTGCAGGTGTACATGACCCGCTGCAGCAGGGCGAACGGGATGGCGCGGTCGCCCTGGATGGCCACGCGCGGCGCCGGACCGTCGGCATCGCCGCGCAGGCGGGCGATCTCGGCGGCCTGGTCGCGGGCTTTGTCCAGGCGGGCGGCCAGGGCGGGAATCAGCAGGTCGCCGCTGCTCCGGGGCGCGTCGTCGACCCGGGCCACGACCTGGCCGTCGACCAGCACGGCGCCGTCGAAGACGGCCACGACCAGGGACGACTGCGGCGGCGTGTCGCTGGTCGACTGGGGCAGGTCGACGCCGGGCGCCGGCGTGATCACCTCGCCCTCGACCACGAAGCTCTTCAGCAGGAAGAGCAGCAGCACCGTGAGGATGTCCATCATCGAGGTCAGGCGCAGGGGCATGGTGCCCCCCGCCCCCCGGCGACGTCGGCGGCGTCGGTTCGCCATGCTAGTTCCCCCCGTCCGCGCCGAGCAGGGAGGCCGAGGGCAGCCCGGCGGCGCGGGTGATGTCCATGACGGCGATGATGTCGTCGTAGCGGGTGCCCGCCTGGGCGACGATCATCACGTCGCGATTGTCGGGATGGTCGGCCACGACGGACGCCAGCGCGGCGGTCAGGGCGGCGGCGGGATCGTCGCCCGTCCGCGCGATGACCGACCGGGCGAGGCGA contains:
- a CDS encoding biopolymer transporter ExbD, whose amino-acid sequence is MANRRRRRRRGAGGTMPLRLTSMMDILTVLLLFLLKSFVVEGEVITPAPGVDLPQSTSDTPPQSSLVVAVFDGAVLVDGQVVARVDDAPRSSGDLLIPALAARLDKARDQAAEIARLRGDADGPAPRVAIQGDRAIPFALLQRVMYTCNQSGYADISLAVIGAS